The Lichenihabitans psoromatis genomic interval TGACGGAAGCGCTCCTGATGGCCGCGATCAATCCGGGCAGGATGCTGTCTGTCGCTACCGCCTTGGCGCGGCTGGCCTTGCATCGCCTGACCTTGCATGCCTTTGCCTTGCATGCCATGACCCGCCTGCGGCTCGAGGCCAGGCTTTTGGCCAGCCGACCCGCCTTCCGCATGCGGCGCGCCTGCGCCCCCGCCTTCCGCTCCGCGGCCACTTCCGTTTGGCAGCACGTTTTGACCGGCACCCATCGCACCCTGGCCCGCATTCGGCGCTCCGCCACCGGCGCCGCCTGCATTTTGGGCAAAGCCGGTGCCCTGCAGCGCCAGTGTTGCGGTCACGACCGTCGCCAGAAAACTTTGTCTCATACGCATCGAACAACCTTTTCAGACCTCTATCGTCCTTCAAGGAACGACCCTCGGTCAGCGATGTTCCGCGAGGCATATCGCCTATGCGTTGAGCATTTCGACCCTAAAAACGCCAAGTTTCATGCTCGTGTCGGACCGATGATGTGAAATAAAGTTGCGGCTTTCGGCAGCGCACGCCATCAAGCTGCGGTGACGTTCGGCTTTTTCCGATAGTCATTCGGACGGAGCCGGGG includes:
- a CDS encoding DUF1236 domain-containing protein → MRMRQSFLATVVTATLALQGTGFAQNAGGAGGGAPNAGQGAMGAGQNVLPNGSGRGAEGGGAGAPHAEGGSAGQKPGLEPQAGHGMQGKGMQGQAMQGQPRQGGSDRQHPARIDRGHQERFRHAINGLGIRELQAVDFALNVGVRVPRALELNPLPPSIIDAYPDYEGYEFLLVRGDIVVVDPETLEIIDVFPA